The proteins below are encoded in one region of Effusibacillus dendaii:
- a CDS encoding cysteine hydrolase family protein: protein MSNYTVPHWERSILITIDTQNDFTLPGAPAEIKGTAEIVPNMKKLLDAYRSHHLPILHVIRFYKEDGSNADICRRESIEQGAKIAVPGSTGAELVDHIRPVGAPPLDENALFNGEFQQIGDSEWVMYKSRWGAFYQTRLGQFLRDKGIDTLVFCGCNFPNCPRTSMYEASERDFRVVLVADAMSQVYEKGLQEMDNIGVYVCHTDDLVKVLESNS, encoded by the coding sequence ATGAGCAATTACACGGTGCCCCATTGGGAACGTTCGATTTTAATCACGATTGACACCCAAAACGATTTCACATTGCCGGGCGCGCCTGCCGAAATCAAAGGGACGGCGGAGATCGTGCCCAATATGAAAAAGCTGCTGGATGCCTATCGAAGCCATCACCTGCCGATTCTGCATGTCATACGATTTTACAAGGAAGACGGCTCGAACGCCGATATTTGCCGCCGGGAGAGCATCGAACAAGGAGCCAAAATCGCGGTTCCCGGTTCCACCGGCGCGGAATTGGTAGATCACATTCGTCCTGTTGGCGCGCCGCCTCTGGATGAGAATGCGTTATTCAACGGGGAATTTCAACAGATCGGCGATAGCGAATGGGTCATGTACAAATCCCGCTGGGGTGCGTTTTATCAAACTCGCCTGGGGCAGTTTCTGAGAGACAAAGGGATTGACACGCTTGTGTTTTGCGGCTGCAACTTTCCAAACTGTCCCCGCACATCCATGTACGAAGCGAGTGAACGTGATTTTCGCGTAGTACTGGTGGCGGACGCCATGTCGCAAGTGTATGAAAAGGGCCTTCAGGAAATGGACAATATTGGGGTTTACGTCTGCCATACGGACGATCTGGTGAAGGTGCTGGAATCTAATTCATAA
- the trmD gene encoding tRNA (guanosine(37)-N1)-methyltransferase TrmD — MKIDILTLFPAMFDGVLTESIVGRARAAGAVEIEVTDFRRFANNKHNTVDDTPYGGGGGMVLKPEPIFAAVESLIGTTSSDSAPGKPRVILTCPQGTPYTQQLALELTKEEHLVIICGHYEGYDERIREYLITDEISIGDYVLTGGEIPAMAIVDSVVRLLPGVLGNDTSAELDSFRNGLLEHPQYTRPYEFRGWKVPDILISGHHEKIEQWRRRESLRRTWRRRPDLLERAELSSQDRKWLEEMQAGSAGQKESTE, encoded by the coding sequence ATGAAAATTGATATTTTGACCTTGTTTCCGGCCATGTTTGACGGCGTATTGACGGAAAGTATCGTGGGACGGGCGCGGGCGGCTGGCGCGGTGGAGATTGAGGTTACCGATTTTCGCCGGTTCGCAAACAATAAACATAACACGGTGGACGATACCCCTTATGGCGGCGGCGGTGGCATGGTGTTGAAGCCGGAGCCTATTTTTGCGGCGGTGGAGTCGTTGATCGGAACGACATCTTCCGACTCTGCGCCGGGCAAACCGCGTGTCATTCTGACCTGTCCGCAGGGAACGCCCTATACGCAGCAATTGGCGTTGGAACTTACGAAAGAGGAGCACCTCGTCATCATCTGCGGCCACTATGAAGGGTATGACGAGCGGATCCGGGAATATTTGATCACAGACGAAATTTCGATTGGCGACTATGTATTGACAGGCGGCGAGATACCCGCAATGGCGATTGTGGACTCGGTGGTTCGGCTGCTGCCGGGCGTGCTTGGCAATGATACGTCCGCCGAGCTCGATTCATTTCGCAACGGTTTGCTGGAACACCCGCAGTACACCCGTCCCTATGAGTTTCGCGGCTGGAAAGTGCCCGATATATTAATCTCCGGCCACCATGAAAAAATTGAACAATGGCGCCGCCGTGAATCGTTGCGCCGAACGTGGCGGAGACGGCCCGATTTGCTGGAACGCGCAGAATTGAGCTCGCAGGATCGCAAATGGCTGGAAGAGATGCAGGCCGGGTCGGCAGGCCAAAAAGAGAGCACCGAGTAA